The following DNA comes from Nicotiana sylvestris chromosome 10, ASM39365v2, whole genome shotgun sequence.
gatatggatagatattcacaacaaccttggaagccaagtgctgctccgcTCCCAAtcccaaaaaagttcaaaatgcgtgatattccaaagtatgatggaacaacagcCCCACGAGACCACATGACTGCCTTCACAACGAGTGTAAAGGGCAACAATTTGACTAAGTAGGAGATTGAATCGGTActagtcaagaaatttggtgaaacactcaccaaaggagcactaacatggtattctcttctacctgaaaattctataaattcttttgctgagcttgcagattctttcatcaaagcacactcgggagcccaaaaagtggaaaaaagaatggaggatattttcaaaatcaagcaaggagatTCAAAATTGCTTTGAGAGTTCAtggacagatttcaacgtgaaagaatgacattgccgcGTGTACCTGACAACTGGGCAACTTTAGCCTTTacaagcaatttgaatgaaaaaagttcggAAGCTACAAGGAGgctcaaggaaagccttcgagaattcccagctataacgtggaatgatgtttacaaaaggtatagcacgaagttgaggattgaggaagatattGTTCCAtgatctcaaaaagaagaaaatatacgTCCAAGACGGGCAGCGACCGATAAAATATCCGGTAATAACAGGTATGAGCCTTatatgggacctgcgggaaaagACTCACGATCAAAATAGGACAACCAAAGGCATGATCACAGACCAAGGAACAGAGAATCAGGTCCTTCATCGGGATTTAGGAACGATcgaaacaactatgagtcacggGACGATGATAGAagtttaaaagcaagattcggaGGTTACAACTTTAACGTCAGCACCTCTGAGCTCGTAGCCGTTTTGAGAAGCATGAGAGATAAGGTttgatggccaaaggaaatgagatcgaatctaaacaggcgcaaccctgaccattggtgtGAGTTCCATAATAACCACGGGCATAAAACAacagattgcagatttttacaaagtgaagttgatcatttattaaaacaaggatatctcaccgagttattcagtgagaaaggcaagcaagcttatATGAAGAACAGGCAGGAACCTCCAAAACCCCCTTCTCCCAAAAGAATTGTTAACATTATAAGTGGAagtgaagacatcaatggtgtaTCATATACTGCAGCCAACAAAGTTTCCAAAGTaactattacccaagggaaacgggtgcggcaggttcTAGAAGAAGAcaatattacattcaatgatgcagatgCTGACGGTGTATTAACCCCTTATAaagatgcactggtaatatctctaaTAGTGtttgatactaatgtgaaacgagttttgattgatccaggtagttccgtgaacattattttgctaagagtattacgtgagatgcaagctgaagaaaaaataataccaaaggcgcatactctatctggatttgataattcccGTGTCGTCACGAAAGggaggtaacactcaccacatttGCTGAAGGGATCGTGAAGGA
Coding sequences within:
- the LOC138880034 gene encoding uncharacterized protein, with protein sequence MRSNLNRRNPDHWCEFHNNHGHKTTDCRFLQSEVDHLLKQGYLTELFSEKGKQAYMKNRQEPPKPPSPKRIVNIISGSEDINGVSYTAANKVSKVTITQGKRVRQVLEEDNITFNDADADGVLTPYKDALVISLIVFDTNVKRVLIDPGSSVNIILLRVLREMQAEEKIIPKAHTLSGFDNSRVVTKGR